A single Prevotella sp. E15-22 DNA region contains:
- the nadA gene encoding quinolinate synthase NadA: protein MLKTEWTEQGFINEPAEAGVDLKKEIRRLCEEKGAIILAHYYTTGDIQDVADFVGDSLALARKAAETDAKIMVMCGVHFMAETCKLLSPDKVVLCPDLNAGCSLADSCKAEDLKKFKDEHPGYQVISYVNTTAAVKALTDVVVTSGNAKKVVDQLPKDGKFIFGPDYNLGNYINEVTGRQMLLWNGGCHVHERFSVNKIMALKKQYPDAVVMAHLECKGPVLAVADIKGSTATMLTYAQNSSEKRFIVATEAGILHEMQRTCPDKEFIPVPPEISESGLECSCNECQYMKMNTLLKIYNTLKYEWPQIEVDPKIAKEAVKPIEKMLELS, encoded by the coding sequence ATGTTGAAAACCGAGTGGACAGAACAGGGATTTATCAATGAACCAGCAGAAGCAGGTGTTGACTTGAAGAAAGAAATACGTCGACTGTGTGAAGAGAAAGGCGCCATCATCTTGGCGCACTACTATACTACTGGAGACATTCAGGATGTGGCCGACTTTGTTGGCGACTCGTTGGCTTTGGCTCGCAAAGCTGCCGAGACGGATGCGAAGATAATGGTGATGTGTGGTGTGCACTTTATGGCTGAGACCTGTAAGTTGCTCTCGCCAGATAAGGTTGTTCTCTGTCCCGATTTGAATGCTGGTTGTTCATTGGCTGACAGTTGTAAGGCTGAGGATTTGAAGAAGTTCAAGGACGAGCATCCTGGCTATCAGGTGATCTCTTATGTGAACACAACAGCTGCAGTGAAGGCATTGACCGATGTGGTGGTGACCAGTGGTAATGCAAAGAAGGTGGTTGACCAGTTGCCAAAGGATGGTAAGTTTATCTTTGGTCCCGACTATAACCTGGGTAATTATATCAATGAGGTGACAGGGCGACAGATGTTGCTGTGGAATGGCGGCTGTCATGTGCACGAGCGTTTCTCAGTGAATAAGATTATGGCGTTAAAGAAGCAATATCCCGATGCTGTAGTGATGGCACATTTAGAGTGTAAGGGACCAGTACTCGCTGTAGCTGATATAAAGGGCTCTACGGCCACAATGCTGACCTATGCGCAGAATTCCTCAGAGAAGCGTTTTATCGTGGCCACAGAGGCCGGAATTCTTCACGAGATGCAACGTACTTGTCCTGACAAGGAATTCATCCCTGTGCCGCCAGAAATCAGCGAGAGCGGCCTTGAGTGTTCGTGCAACGAATGTCAGTATATGAAGATGAACACACTTCTTAAGATCTATAACACTTTGAAGTATGAATGGCCTCAGATAGAGGTTGATCCAAAGATTGCCAAAGAAGCTGTGAAACCTATAGAAAAAATGCTGGAGTTGAGTTAA
- a CDS encoding RNA methyltransferase, whose protein sequence is MRKLRTIEMKRLSVEEYHEAEKTPLIVILDDVRSMHNVGSVFRTADAFRLEAVYLCGITGCPPHNEIHKTALGAEESVEWRHFDTALEAVEELKSRGVEVYSVEQAEHSTKLPGFRPEPGKTYAIVMGNEVKGVHQEVIDASHGCLEIPQFGTKHSMNVSVTAGIVIYHFMLNSIFKQAE, encoded by the coding sequence ATGAGAAAACTGCGTACGATAGAAATGAAACGACTCTCGGTAGAGGAGTATCATGAAGCCGAGAAAACACCACTGATAGTGATATTAGATGATGTGCGATCCATGCACAACGTGGGTAGTGTGTTTCGCACGGCTGATGCCTTCCGCCTGGAGGCCGTATACCTGTGTGGCATCACTGGCTGTCCACCTCATAATGAAATTCACAAGACAGCCCTTGGAGCCGAGGAAAGTGTGGAATGGCGCCATTTCGATACAGCCTTAGAGGCTGTTGAGGAACTGAAGAGTAGGGGAGTGGAGGTATATAGTGTAGAGCAGGCAGAGCACTCCACAAAGCTTCCTGGATTCCGACCAGAACCAGGTAAGACCTATGCCATTGTCATGGGTAACGAGGTGAAGGGTGTTCACCAAGAGGTTATCGACGCTTCACACGGCTGTCTGGAGATTCCGCAATTTGGCACCAAGCACTCTATGAACGTGTCGGTTACGGCAGGCATTGTTATCTATCACTTCATGCTAAACAGTATCTTTAAGCAGGCTGAATAG
- the rd gene encoding rubredoxin has protein sequence MKKYVCNVCGYVYDPAAGDPDSGIAPGTAFEDLPDDWTCPVCGVSKSDFSPEE, from the coding sequence ATGAAAAAGTATGTATGTAATGTATGCGGTTATGTATATGACCCAGCAGCAGGTGACCCAGACAGTGGTATCGCTCCAGGAACAGCTTTCGAGGATCTTCCCGATGATTGGACTTGTCCTGTTTGCGGTGTGAGCAAGAGTGACTTCTCGCCAGAAGAATAA
- a CDS encoding glycosyltransferase family 9 protein, with translation MKRQHILVIRFSAMGDVAMTVPIVWAVAHQYPEVRITVLSRAFARPFFENLAPNVNFMEADLKVEYHGIKGLNSLYRRLTAKQFTHVADLHSVLRSKYLRMRFNMGHFKVQHIDKHRKMRRQLVSKENKVRQQLPTSFDNYVEVFAKLGFPIEKNEFKSIFPAEGGNLHCLPEQIGMKGENEKWIGIAPFAAHKGKIYPKEQMHEVVRLLTEKNPKARIFLFGRGKEEEEIFPKWAQEMPQCTCVSWHLEGIEQELILMSHLDVMLSMDSANMHMASLTGTPVVSVWGATHPMAGFMGWNQNEKNAVQIEMDCRPCSIYGQKPCIHGDYRCMTGIKPEMIVEKITNIINF, from the coding sequence GTGAAGCGTCAGCATATTCTGGTTATCAGATTCTCGGCTATGGGCGACGTCGCTATGACGGTGCCCATTGTCTGGGCTGTGGCCCATCAATATCCCGAGGTGAGAATCACGGTGCTGAGTCGTGCCTTTGCCCGTCCGTTCTTTGAGAACCTAGCACCTAACGTGAACTTCATGGAGGCCGACCTGAAGGTGGAGTATCACGGCATTAAGGGTTTGAACTCACTCTACAGACGACTGACAGCCAAGCAGTTTACGCATGTGGCCGACCTGCACTCGGTGTTGCGTTCGAAATACTTGAGAATGCGCTTTAACATGGGCCATTTCAAGGTGCAGCATATCGACAAACATCGCAAGATGCGCCGACAGTTGGTGAGCAAAGAGAACAAGGTTCGCCAGCAGTTGCCTACATCGTTTGACAACTATGTAGAGGTGTTTGCCAAACTGGGATTCCCTATCGAGAAGAACGAGTTTAAGTCTATCTTCCCTGCCGAAGGTGGTAACCTGCACTGCCTGCCTGAGCAGATTGGCATGAAGGGGGAGAACGAGAAGTGGATAGGTATAGCACCTTTTGCTGCTCATAAAGGAAAGATTTATCCGAAGGAACAGATGCACGAGGTGGTGCGCCTGTTGACGGAGAAAAATCCCAAGGCGCGTATCTTCCTCTTTGGACGCGGAAAGGAAGAAGAGGAGATATTTCCCAAATGGGCACAGGAAATGCCACAATGCACGTGTGTAAGCTGGCATTTAGAGGGCATAGAACAGGAACTGATACTGATGAGTCATCTGGACGTGATGCTCTCGATGGACTCAGCCAATATGCATATGGCTTCACTCACAGGCACGCCCGTTGTCTCTGTGTGGGGTGCCACTCATCCTATGGCTGGCTTTATGGGCTGGAATCAGAATGAAAAGAATGCCGTGCAAATTGAGATGGACTGCCGTCCATGCAGTATCTATGGTCAGAAGCCCTGTATTCATGGTGACTACCGTTGTATGACGGGCATCAAACCAGAAATGATAGTCGAGAAGATTACCAATATCATTAACTTCTAG
- a CDS encoding DUF4254 domain-containing protein produces MTFTEQANKIFQQAIRDYHLTDNVDTPVNNPYERDSIEYKLYLKCWIDTVQWHFEDLIRDPHIDLAEALQLKRRIDHSNQDRTDLVEEIDTYFRQLFSDVEPKADARLNTESPAWAVDRLSILELKIWHMKEQAERQDASEEHKARCQAKLEVLLEQRVDLSTAIDQLLEDYKSGSKVMKVYRQMKMYNDPSTNPVLYKK; encoded by the coding sequence ATGACTTTTACAGAACAAGCAAACAAGATTTTCCAACAGGCTATTCGTGACTATCATCTGACAGATAATGTTGATACTCCTGTCAATAATCCATATGAGAGAGACAGTATTGAATACAAGCTCTATCTGAAATGCTGGATTGACACCGTACAATGGCACTTTGAGGACTTGATTCGCGACCCACATATCGACTTGGCAGAAGCGCTGCAGTTGAAGCGTCGCATTGACCACTCGAACCAAGATCGTACGGACTTGGTTGAGGAGATTGATACTTACTTCCGTCAGCTGTTCAGCGACGTAGAGCCTAAGGCTGATGCGCGCCTGAATACTGAGAGTCCTGCATGGGCCGTTGACCGTCTGTCGATTCTGGAGCTGAAGATTTGGCACATGAAGGAGCAGGCTGAGCGTCAGGATGCCTCTGAGGAGCACAAGGCTCGTTGCCAGGCTAAGCTGGAGGTGCTGCTGGAACAGCGCGTTGACCTGTCGACTGCCATCGACCAGCTGTTGGAGGATTATAAGTCAGGTAGCAAGGTGATGAAGGTATATCGTCAGATGAAGATGTACAATGATCCCAGCACGAATCCTGTACTTTATAAAAAGTAA
- a CDS encoding alpha-galactosidase, with amino-acid sequence MKQLLLSVLALTLTQTMSAKDVFVNTPKTTLMLAANEGQTPRIHYYGSRIKADQAHEVYDAMSINYDAYPAFGRNSFDETALSVTHFDGNMSTELVVTGSRQEGDLTIITLKDKKYDFFVDLYYKANNQSDVIETWTVIRNGEKKAIKLEQYASGVMTLRQEGAWLTHFHGAWGQEAGMTEEPLTAGLKVIVNHDGVRTAMDDRAEVMISLDGKPQENSGRVIGAALCWTGNYKLRIETRGKYRHTLLAGIDDLHTAYTLKPNATFETPKLAMVYSEEGKGGVSRAFHRWGRNGQLHNGKALREILLNSWEGVYMDVNQKVCEQMMDGIKELGGELFVVDDGWFGRKYRRTNDSQALGDWMTDTQKLPNGVPALLKAAEDRGLKFGIWIEPEMTNSKSELFEAHPDWVVAHPTRELSMGRGGTQLVLDLSNPKVQDFVVGIVDNLVKENPTLHYIKWDCNMSMQNYGSSYLTADKQSHLFVDYHLGLRNALERIRKAHPDLVIQLCSSGGGRVNWGALPYFDEFWVSDDTDAQQRLFIQWGTSHFFPTLAMAQHVSASPNHQTGRVIPLKFRFDVAMTGRLGMEMKPSDLNDQERAYAKKAVAFYKEIRPIIQLGDQYRLLSPYDNHGFCSEMFVTEDKSEAVFFCYKFENYIGLETPRWHMAGLDPNATYRLNEFEGTERSRYFEGKTFSGKFLMETGIDATLGRQFASRVIRLKRI; translated from the coding sequence ATGAAACAATTACTACTCTCTGTTTTGGCCTTGACACTGACTCAGACCATGAGTGCCAAGGACGTGTTTGTAAACACCCCAAAGACCACATTGATGCTGGCCGCAAACGAAGGTCAGACACCACGTATTCACTACTACGGCTCGCGCATCAAGGCCGACCAGGCCCACGAGGTATATGATGCCATGAGCATCAACTACGACGCCTATCCTGCCTTTGGTCGCAACAGTTTTGACGAGACAGCATTGAGTGTGACCCATTTCGATGGCAACATGTCTACAGAACTAGTGGTGACGGGTAGCCGACAGGAGGGCGACCTGACCATCATCACCCTGAAGGATAAGAAATACGACTTCTTCGTGGACCTCTATTATAAAGCCAACAACCAGAGCGATGTGATTGAGACCTGGACGGTGATTCGCAATGGCGAGAAAAAGGCCATCAAACTGGAGCAATATGCCAGTGGTGTGATGACCCTCAGACAGGAGGGAGCCTGGCTGACTCATTTCCACGGTGCCTGGGGACAGGAGGCCGGTATGACTGAAGAACCCCTGACAGCAGGTCTGAAGGTGATTGTCAACCACGATGGAGTGCGCACAGCAATGGACGACCGTGCTGAGGTGATGATATCTCTCGATGGTAAACCTCAGGAGAACAGCGGACGCGTGATTGGTGCTGCCCTGTGTTGGACAGGCAACTATAAACTGCGCATCGAGACACGCGGAAAATATCGCCACACCCTGTTGGCAGGTATCGACGACCTGCACACAGCCTATACATTAAAGCCCAATGCGACGTTTGAGACCCCAAAACTGGCTATGGTCTATAGCGAAGAAGGCAAGGGCGGCGTGAGTCGCGCTTTCCATCGCTGGGGCCGCAACGGACAGTTGCACAATGGCAAGGCACTTCGCGAGATTCTGCTGAACTCATGGGAAGGTGTTTATATGGATGTCAACCAGAAGGTGTGCGAGCAGATGATGGACGGCATCAAGGAACTAGGTGGCGAACTCTTCGTTGTCGATGATGGTTGGTTTGGCCGCAAGTATCGTCGCACCAATGACTCTCAGGCCCTGGGCGACTGGATGACCGACACCCAGAAACTGCCCAACGGTGTGCCTGCCTTGCTGAAGGCTGCCGAAGACCGTGGATTGAAGTTTGGCATCTGGATTGAGCCAGAGATGACCAACAGCAAGAGTGAACTCTTCGAGGCTCATCCCGACTGGGTGGTGGCTCATCCCACACGCGAGTTATCTATGGGTCGTGGTGGCACCCAGCTGGTGCTTGACCTCTCGAATCCCAAGGTGCAGGATTTCGTGGTGGGTATCGTGGATAACCTGGTGAAGGAGAACCCCACGCTGCATTATATCAAATGGGACTGCAATATGTCGATGCAGAACTATGGCAGCAGTTACCTCACAGCCGACAAGCAGAGTCATCTCTTCGTGGATTATCACTTAGGACTGCGCAATGCCTTGGAGCGTATCCGCAAGGCCCATCCCGACCTCGTTATCCAACTCTGTTCAAGTGGTGGCGGACGCGTGAACTGGGGTGCCCTGCCCTACTTCGATGAGTTCTGGGTCTCTGACGATACCGATGCCCAGCAGCGCCTCTTTATACAATGGGGAACCAGCCATTTCTTCCCCACCCTGGCTATGGCTCAGCATGTAAGTGCTTCGCCCAACCATCAGACAGGTCGCGTCATTCCCTTGAAGTTCCGTTTCGATGTGGCTATGACGGGCCGACTGGGTATGGAGATGAAGCCCAGCGACTTGAACGACCAGGAGCGCGCCTATGCCAAGAAGGCTGTGGCTTTCTATAAGGAGATTCGTCCTATCATCCAGTTGGGCGACCAGTATCGCCTGCTCTCTCCCTACGACAATCATGGCTTCTGCAGCGAGATGTTTGTCACAGAAGATAAGAGTGAGGCCGTGTTCTTCTGCTATAAGTTTGAGAACTATATCGGCCTGGAGACTCCTCGTTGGCATATGGCCGGATTGGACCCCAACGCCACCTATCGTCTGAACGAATTCGAAGGTACAGAGCGCAGTCGTTATTTTGAAGGAAAAACCTTTAGTGGCAAATTCCTCATGGAGACAGGTATCGACGCCACATTGGGTCGTCAGTTTGCCAGCAGGGTGATAAGACTAAAGAGAATATAA
- a CDS encoding IPT/TIG domain-containing protein: protein MKLKNIFFACLAGLALTSCSNDEDAFFTVSENDAPRILNTDFPEAGFNINRNEPLKFEVLVTPADMTTVTWQADGKVVFTGNNIDQVFEAGDYTLKIVATTTKGKETSRTMRLTVKPIDGDPIVDDDAQARIQAPGDAVTMNGSNLTNIKKVRINDRLIDVTTVSNTSIQFTMPADMPDGQYRLSLLDEVGQSFGGGLVTVFSDALITKGDFMGQSEGLVTMPGRKLNDAKSVTVNGQECSIESITNDQIVIKLPALEEGVYDVKATTNSGAAIKFLQNGNLVETASIKVSLIAEEVLWEGTHSVDWSTIFEKNELAAKLKEIAKPRAILRLYVKRTDSEYAKGCAAVNWADIVNGGTDPNRGDVDITFEDKYIDFKLTAKSMELLDQNNFQVVGHGFDLLKITLIQPSEEELWSGNHAVDWGTIWEDDGTITTLLKQSAGPGSILRLYVKRTDTEYAKGCAAVGWADIVNGGTDPNRGDVDITFEDTKVEFKLTKKSMELLNNGNLQVVGHGFDLTKITIE, encoded by the coding sequence ATGAAACTCAAGAATATATTTTTCGCTTGTTTGGCGGGCTTAGCCCTGACAAGCTGCTCGAACGATGAGGATGCATTCTTCACGGTCAGCGAAAACGATGCGCCACGCATCCTGAATACTGACTTCCCAGAGGCCGGCTTCAACATCAACCGCAATGAGCCACTGAAGTTTGAGGTTCTGGTGACACCTGCCGACATGACAACGGTGACATGGCAGGCCGATGGTAAGGTGGTGTTTACTGGTAATAACATTGACCAGGTTTTTGAGGCTGGTGACTATACTCTGAAGATTGTGGCTACCACGACGAAGGGTAAGGAGACCTCGCGCACCATGCGTCTCACCGTTAAGCCTATTGATGGTGACCCAATAGTTGACGACGACGCGCAAGCACGTATTCAGGCTCCTGGAGATGCCGTGACCATGAATGGCTCTAATTTAACGAATATCAAGAAGGTCAGAATCAACGACCGTCTCATTGACGTTACAACAGTCAGCAACACTAGCATTCAGTTTACGATGCCTGCCGACATGCCTGATGGCCAGTACCGCTTATCACTTCTTGATGAAGTGGGTCAGTCCTTTGGTGGTGGTTTGGTAACCGTCTTTAGTGATGCCCTTATTACAAAGGGTGATTTCATGGGACAGTCAGAAGGTTTGGTAACAATGCCTGGTCGTAAACTCAATGACGCGAAGTCAGTAACGGTCAATGGTCAGGAATGCTCTATTGAGAGTATTACAAATGATCAGATTGTTATTAAGTTGCCAGCTCTTGAAGAGGGTGTATATGATGTAAAAGCCACTACGAATAGTGGTGCCGCCATCAAATTCCTCCAGAACGGCAATCTCGTTGAAACAGCATCTATCAAGGTATCACTTATTGCAGAGGAAGTACTGTGGGAAGGCACTCATTCAGTAGACTGGAGTACTATCTTTGAGAAGAACGAATTGGCAGCTAAGCTGAAGGAAATTGCAAAGCCTCGTGCCATCCTTCGTCTCTATGTGAAGCGTACTGATAGTGAATATGCCAAAGGTTGCGCTGCAGTTAACTGGGCTGACATCGTGAATGGTGGCACAGATCCTAACCGTGGTGATGTAGACATTACATTTGAAGACAAGTATATTGACTTCAAACTTACTGCCAAGTCTATGGAGTTGTTGGATCAGAACAACTTCCAGGTTGTAGGTCATGGTTTCGACCTCCTGAAGATTACTCTCATTCAGCCCAGTGAAGAGGAATTGTGGTCAGGTAATCATGCTGTAGACTGGGGTACCATTTGGGAAGACGATGGAACAATCACCACTCTGTTAAAGCAGTCAGCAGGTCCTGGTTCTATTCTCCGTCTTTATGTCAAGCGCACCGATACCGAGTATGCCAAGGGTTGTGCTGCAGTAGGTTGGGCTGACATCGTGAATGGTGGTACAGATCCTAACCGTGGTGATGTGGACATTACGTTCGAAGATACTAAGGTTGAGTTTAAGTTGACCAAGAAGTCTATGGAACTGCTTAATAATGGTAATTTGCAGGTAGTAGGACATGGATTCGACTTGACGAAGATTACTATTGAATAA
- a CDS encoding SusD/RagB family nutrient-binding outer membrane lipoprotein, which translates to MITNIFKNTIAACSLCCGIAVGLTACSDSYMEGLNEDDTKTLTVDPNAQLTTSLLQTYGDFGLMDTYRSYITGFTQHFAGGWNVSNYGGSVHAFDDQTRLIWDQYYSVAIKNLRDAIAHSEDRPNLNAVLRIHRVYLMSVITDTYGDVPCLSINTSLEEGTPTPKYDKQKDIYDFFFTELKACADQLGTGNDNVTGDVTNYGGDTDKWKKYANSLRLRFAMRISDVEPEKAKAEFEAVAADEANYITSADDDAFIKYTNSPFTLYDGSRDQDYRVNALGEMLYGQDPTSPTFVCSTLFDYMNDNNDPRLYSICRHYNNVKRSEIKPDKEGNVDLTNEVLAYLKKKDMAEAPCKPGAAWWNNWINGPDNLDDIPTLAKLVKMFPEVGYEKNNFPARMMRPALSIDFCQPDRPGILMTSAEVNFLLAEAYTKDWKVNGTAVDHFKTGIKEAMQLLNKHYLTDEAIMQQADIDAYIANIMAGDPLKNADKARESINLQAWILHMMNPAEGWANLRRSDYPVLTDRSKLDKFLSDFTYDDDNLTTPVRLCYPILEKKYNGENYQEALDRMGGKDDWHHRMWWDAFDINVK; encoded by the coding sequence ATGATTACTAATATTTTCAAGAATACCATCGCTGCCTGTTCTTTGTGCTGCGGCATTGCCGTTGGACTGACCGCCTGCAGCGACAGTTATATGGAGGGTCTGAACGAGGACGATACGAAGACCCTGACCGTGGATCCTAACGCACAGCTCACTACTTCTCTACTGCAGACCTATGGTGACTTTGGACTGATGGATACATATCGCAGTTATATCACGGGCTTCACACAGCATTTCGCTGGTGGCTGGAACGTGTCGAACTATGGCGGCAGCGTGCATGCCTTCGACGACCAGACACGACTGATCTGGGACCAGTACTACTCGGTGGCTATCAAGAACCTGCGCGATGCCATTGCCCACAGTGAGGACAGACCTAACCTGAACGCTGTACTGCGCATCCATCGTGTGTATCTGATGTCGGTGATCACCGATACTTATGGTGATGTGCCTTGCCTGTCGATCAACACGAGTTTGGAAGAGGGTACGCCCACGCCTAAGTACGACAAGCAGAAGGATATCTACGACTTCTTCTTCACTGAGTTGAAGGCTTGTGCCGACCAGCTGGGTACGGGCAACGACAACGTGACGGGCGACGTGACGAACTATGGTGGCGATACTGACAAATGGAAGAAGTATGCCAACTCGCTGCGCCTGCGCTTTGCCATGCGTATCAGCGATGTGGAGCCTGAAAAGGCAAAGGCTGAGTTCGAGGCTGTGGCAGCCGATGAAGCTAACTACATCACTTCGGCCGACGATGATGCTTTCATCAAGTATACGAACAGTCCGTTCACACTCTATGACGGTTCGCGCGACCAGGACTACCGCGTGAATGCACTGGGCGAGATGCTCTATGGTCAGGATCCTACCTCACCAACGTTTGTATGCTCTACGCTGTTCGACTATATGAATGATAATAACGACCCTCGCCTGTACAGCATCTGCCGTCACTACAATAACGTGAAGCGCAGTGAGATTAAGCCTGACAAGGAGGGTAATGTGGACCTGACCAACGAGGTGCTGGCTTATCTGAAGAAGAAGGATATGGCCGAGGCTCCCTGTAAGCCGGGTGCTGCCTGGTGGAACAATTGGATCAACGGTCCAGACAACCTTGACGACATCCCCACTCTGGCTAAATTAGTAAAGATGTTCCCTGAGGTGGGCTACGAGAAAAACAACTTCCCTGCTCGCATGATGCGTCCTGCACTGTCTATCGACTTCTGTCAGCCCGACCGTCCAGGTATCCTGATGACATCGGCTGAGGTGAACTTCCTGCTGGCCGAGGCTTATACGAAGGACTGGAAGGTGAATGGCACTGCCGTTGACCACTTCAAGACTGGCATCAAGGAGGCCATGCAGTTGCTGAACAAGCACTACCTGACCGACGAGGCTATCATGCAGCAGGCCGACATCGACGCTTATATCGCCAACATCATGGCTGGCGACCCGCTGAAGAATGCTGACAAGGCGCGCGAGTCTATCAACCTGCAGGCTTGGATCCTGCATATGATGAACCCTGCCGAGGGATGGGCTAACCTGCGTCGTTCCGACTATCCTGTGCTGACCGACCGCTCAAAGCTGGATAAGTTCCTCAGCGACTTCACCTACGATGATGATAACCTGACCACACCTGTGCGTCTGTGCTATCCTATCCTCGAGAAGAAGTACAACGGTGAGAACTATCAGGAGGCACTAGACCGCATGGGCGGTAAGGACGACTGGCACCATCGTATGTGGTGGGATGCCTTTGACATCAACGTGAAGTAA